The nucleotide sequence CCCGCGGAATTGGTGACGGCAATGACAGGTCCGATTCTATCGATGGCCTGGCCGCCGGCCTCAGCCTGCAACAATGCATTCTCAAGCGTATCGAACTCGTCGTAGCGGGCGCGCGTCGCCTGATTCCAGGCTTCCTTGTCGGCGGTCGGGAATTGCAGTCCCGGATACCAATTGAGATAGGTCAAGCCGAAACGCCAGGCGGCAAAGTTGCGTTGATCGAAATAATCAGGCGTATAGGTGATCGGCTCGCAGCTCCAATTCGCACGCCCGACGCGCGGGCCATCCCAGAGGTAAACGGGATATCCCTGACGCAAGAAAATGCTCTTGTAGCCTTCACCGCCATCCCAGCGGTTTTCCCAAACCTTCGTGCTGGAGCTGTGCCACATGATCAGGCCGACGCTGCGCCGTTTCGCGGGGATGAAGTATTCGACGTAGCCATGGTCGCAAGAGAGCGTCTGACTGGGATCGCCGGGCTTGGCAATGATCTTACCGCCAACTTCATACGCGCCGGTCGATTCCAGGATGATCGGAGGCTTCGCTGGTTTGCGATTCTCTTCCGCGAATCCCGGGTTGCCTAGTCCGGCGACCAGCAATGCCGTGGCAAACGGCTGCAACCGCTTCCAGCGTTTCAAAGGACTTCTACCGCAATTCATGATCAGCCTCCTCCCCGAATAATGCGCGCCGCTTTTCGCGGTCTTTGCGCGCCTTTTGCTAGGCGGCGTCCTGCGCAGCCGACCGGCTCACCGGAAGATTTAGGAACCGCGCGGCGTTATCGCTGATGAGTTTTCTGATTGCCGTGCTCGGCATCTGCAGATCGAGCAGGATCTGCGTGATGCTGCGGAA is from Bradyrhizobium sp. AZCC 2176 and encodes:
- a CDS encoding alpha/beta hydrolase encodes the protein MNCGRSPLKRWKRLQPFATALLVAGLGNPGFAEENRKPAKPPIILESTGAYEVGGKIIAKPGDPSQTLSCDHGYVEYFIPAKRRSVGLIMWHSSSTKVWENRWDGGEGYKSIFLRQGYPVYLWDGPRVGRANWSCEPITYTPDYFDQRNFAAWRFGLTYLNWYPGLQFPTADKEAWNQATRARYDEFDTLENALLQAEAGGQAIDRIGPVIAVTNSAGGWRALLSALKAKSDNMKGIVAYETPGFVFPEGEGPEPKPDAPYGPNAVPLAEFMKLTKFPIQMVFGDYTDTRPIWASSVKVARTFCDIVNRHGGDCEVLLLPDAGLRGNTHIAFADLNNEAVADELSKWLGRKGLDKFAGE